Proteins from a genomic interval of Halomonas alkaliantarctica:
- a CDS encoding slipin family protein, whose amino-acid sequence MMISYLVPVVLVLMLIAASIRILPEYKRGVVFFLGRFQKVKGPGLVIVIPAIQKMEVVDLRVITMDVPEQDVISQDNVTVKVNAVLYFRVVDPEKAIIQVENFTQATSQLAQTTLRSVLGKHDLDEMLSERDKLNDDIQEIIDTQTEAWGIKVANVEIKHVDLDESMIRAIARQAEAERERRAKVIHAEGELQASKKLVEAANVMQENSAALQLRYLQTMSDMSNKNASTIVFPLPMDIMEAFKDMKAKPMASGPEPHKSDG is encoded by the coding sequence ATGATGATTTCGTATTTAGTTCCCGTAGTGCTGGTGTTGATGCTGATTGCTGCCTCCATCCGCATTCTGCCGGAATATAAGCGCGGCGTGGTGTTCTTTCTCGGTCGGTTTCAGAAGGTCAAAGGCCCTGGACTAGTGATTGTGATTCCCGCCATTCAGAAGATGGAGGTGGTGGATCTGCGCGTCATTACCATGGATGTGCCGGAACAGGACGTGATCTCTCAGGATAACGTCACCGTTAAAGTTAATGCGGTGCTTTATTTCCGCGTCGTCGATCCAGAAAAGGCGATCATTCAAGTCGAGAATTTTACCCAGGCGACCAGTCAACTGGCGCAGACCACGCTGCGTTCGGTGCTGGGTAAGCATGATCTGGATGAGATGCTCTCCGAGCGCGATAAGCTTAACGACGATATCCAGGAAATCATTGATACCCAAACCGAAGCGTGGGGTATCAAAGTCGCTAATGTTGAAATTAAGCATGTAGACTTGGATGAGAGCATGATCCGTGCGATTGCCCGTCAGGCCGAGGCGGAGCGCGAGCGTCGCGCCAAGGTCATCCACGCCGAGGGTGAACTGCAGGCTTCCAAGAAGCTGGTCGAAGCGGCCAATGTGATGCAGGAAAACTCCGCCGCGCTGCAACTGCGCTATCTGCAGACCATGAGCGACATGAGCAACAAGAACGCCTCGACGATCGTCTTCCCGCTGCCCATGGACATCATGGAGGCGTTCAAGGATATGAAGGCTAAGCCTATGGCATCTGGGCCGGAGCCCCACAAAAGTGATGGCTGA
- a CDS encoding helix-turn-helix transcriptional regulator encodes MADFILPSNANDLNFRHRLPDKRLAPWVQCLWSIGGSGHLAKQRTEKFYPDAGASLSIKLTSSLPDITLCFNKTTLIETLDTTAPCLGIRFKAAGIYCLLGFPPEAFTHTHHRLDNELEPLGLQGLMPVVERLYQLDSQQGLRLLETWLLHRLESQPPPNRRITSIVQAIGELKLPPQQLGATLGFTRRTLERKLKREVGVTPGQLVAYSRLNRARHGLLATTLPITEIALKCGYYDQAHFTHAFQSLAYETPAAYRKRKLSQIYKA; translated from the coding sequence ATGGCCGACTTCATCTTGCCAAGCAACGCCAACGATCTAAATTTTCGGCATCGCCTGCCTGATAAACGCTTAGCCCCATGGGTTCAGTGCCTTTGGTCAATAGGAGGTTCGGGCCATCTAGCTAAACAACGAACTGAAAAGTTCTACCCAGATGCCGGTGCGAGCCTCAGCATCAAGCTCACCAGTTCCCTTCCCGACATCACGCTCTGCTTCAACAAAACCACGTTGATAGAGACGCTCGACACCACCGCACCTTGTCTGGGCATTCGTTTTAAGGCAGCCGGCATTTACTGCTTGTTGGGCTTTCCACCCGAAGCATTCACACATACACACCACCGCTTGGATAACGAGCTTGAACCGCTAGGATTGCAAGGATTAATGCCAGTGGTAGAGCGTCTTTACCAGTTGGACTCGCAACAGGGTTTACGCCTGCTGGAAACATGGTTGTTACATCGACTAGAGAGCCAGCCACCCCCTAATCGCCGTATCACTTCGATTGTTCAGGCCATTGGAGAACTAAAGCTTCCACCCCAACAGCTTGGCGCCACGCTAGGGTTCACTAGGCGTACACTGGAGCGCAAATTAAAACGCGAGGTAGGCGTTACCCCAGGCCAATTAGTGGCCTATTCCCGACTAAACCGAGCCCGCCATGGACTGCTTGCAACCACGCTACCCATAACGGAAATAGCCCTAAAATGCGGTTACTATGACCAAGCTCACTTCACCCATGCCTTCCAATCACTCGCCTATGAAACGCCCGCCGCCTATCGCAAACGCAAACTGTCGCAAATTTACAAGGCGTAA
- a CDS encoding DUF1206 domain-containing protein, with protein sequence MANSMNNPDHRDAITLFARMGYASRGIVYLLVGGLAALAAFGQGGQTEGSRGALERVLTAPFGKVLLAIMAIGLVGYAMWRTIQAVKDTDHHGNGAKGLAIRAGLLASAITHTLLAFFAATLIFQFAGSSGDSGGGSQGVAGWLMQQPFGRWLVGGVGLVMIGVGIAHALKGYQAKFDKHFAMPQQTQQWAYPICRFGLVIRGLVFVIVGSFFIIAAYQINPDQAGGMDEVFSTLRSQPYGQWLLGFVALGLFAFGLYSLLAAVYRRINPEV encoded by the coding sequence ATGGCCAATAGTATGAATAACCCCGACCACCGTGATGCGATTACCCTTTTCGCCCGCATGGGTTACGCCTCTCGGGGCATTGTGTACCTATTAGTGGGGGGCCTTGCAGCGCTGGCAGCCTTTGGGCAAGGCGGCCAGACAGAAGGCAGTCGGGGCGCCTTAGAGCGCGTGCTCACCGCTCCCTTCGGAAAAGTTTTGTTAGCCATTATGGCCATCGGCTTGGTGGGCTACGCTATGTGGCGGACTATCCAGGCAGTCAAAGACACTGACCATCACGGCAACGGCGCTAAGGGCTTGGCTATTCGTGCGGGCTTGTTGGCCAGCGCCATTACCCACACGTTGCTGGCTTTCTTTGCCGCCACGCTCATCTTTCAATTTGCGGGTTCTTCAGGTGATTCAGGTGGCGGCTCACAAGGTGTCGCGGGCTGGCTAATGCAGCAGCCTTTCGGGCGCTGGCTGGTAGGCGGGGTTGGCTTAGTCATGATTGGCGTAGGTATTGCTCATGCGCTGAAAGGCTACCAAGCCAAATTCGACAAACACTTCGCCATGCCACAGCAAACGCAACAATGGGCCTATCCAATCTGCCGTTTCGGATTAGTGATTCGTGGTCTTGTCTTTGTGATCGTAGGTAGTTTTTTTATCATCGCCGCTTATCAAATCAATCCCGATCAAGCAGGCGGTATGGACGAAGTATTCAGCACCCTGCGAAGCCAACCCTACGGCCAGTGGTTACTGGGTTTTGTCGCGCTGGGGCTCTTCGCGTTTGGTCTCTACAGCCTATTAGCGGCCGTCTATCGCCGCATTAATCCCGAAGTGTAG
- a CDS encoding YqaA family protein translates to MAIASKRTKQWFERINRSNNMLWLLATLSFLETIILPIPIELVLIPLMAVNRQRLWLLALVTTAGCLVASLVGYSIGLVLYESVGTWFIESMGMQSSYQAFQTFFDQYGFAAILAIGILPIPFQVAMITAGLSGYPIMLFVLAALTARGLRYFGLAWLVHRFGHRVLVLWKRHALITSLVAGVVVMAVALGMQALAGLVV, encoded by the coding sequence ATGGCCATAGCATCCAAACGCACCAAACAGTGGTTTGAGCGTATTAACCGCTCCAACAATATGTTGTGGCTACTCGCCACCCTCTCCTTTTTGGAGACGATTATTCTACCCATTCCTATTGAACTGGTGTTGATCCCGCTGATGGCCGTTAATAGGCAGCGGCTGTGGTTACTGGCGTTGGTCACTACTGCGGGCTGCCTCGTCGCATCGCTGGTGGGCTACAGCATTGGCTTAGTGCTTTATGAGTCGGTGGGCACCTGGTTTATTGAGTCTATGGGGATGCAGAGTAGCTACCAGGCATTTCAAACATTTTTCGATCAGTACGGTTTTGCCGCCATTTTGGCCATTGGCATACTGCCAATTCCCTTCCAAGTGGCGATGATTACCGCCGGGCTTTCCGGCTACCCGATTATGCTGTTCGTACTGGCGGCGTTAACCGCCCGTGGCTTGCGTTACTTCGGCCTTGCCTGGCTGGTTCACCGCTTTGGCCACCGTGTTCTGGTACTGTGGAAACGCCATGCCTTGATAACGAGTTTGGTGGCAGGCGTCGTTGTAATGGCGGTGGCCCTAGGGATGCAGGCACTGGCGGGGCTGGTGGTGTAA
- a CDS encoding isochorismatase family protein, translating to MTQPKTALLLIDVQASFPARDYWVESLAQAWRPKQRAVLDAAQANEIPVVRILHEAPGSQGAFDPDGGLIRPLDDFNDEVAVTFHKRVHNAFSDTSLESWLRERGIERLAISGIRTEQCCETTARVASDLGFSVDFISDATLTFPMTRHDITWTAEDIKARTELVLEDRFARIITTQDMVNEWQSTRE from the coding sequence ATGACCCAGCCTAAAACTGCATTGTTATTAATTGATGTCCAAGCCTCCTTTCCCGCTCGCGATTACTGGGTAGAATCACTGGCTCAGGCATGGCGGCCCAAGCAGCGTGCAGTACTAGACGCAGCCCAGGCTAACGAGATACCGGTCGTGCGCATTCTGCATGAAGCACCTGGCAGCCAAGGGGCTTTCGACCCTGATGGTGGCCTTATTCGTCCGCTTGATGATTTTAACGATGAAGTGGCGGTGACCTTTCACAAGCGTGTACATAACGCCTTCAGCGATACCTCGCTTGAAAGCTGGTTACGGGAGCGAGGCATTGAACGGCTGGCGATTAGCGGTATTCGCACCGAGCAATGCTGCGAAACCACAGCACGCGTGGCGTCGGATTTAGGGTTTAGCGTCGACTTTATCAGCGATGCTACCCTAACATTCCCCATGACGCGCCACGACATCACCTGGACAGCCGAGGATATTAAGGCACGCACCGAACTGGTACTTGAAGACCGCTTTGCGCGTATTATCACTACACAAGACATGGTCAACGAATGGCAAAGCACGCGTGAGTGA
- a CDS encoding DUF4019 domain-containing protein, with amino-acid sequence MPKILIFITTLLLMLSNQAQAHSNAPEEAALAWLEAIDSGQYEQAWESSSSILKKPLSPHMLERTIGAARRDLGAVQSRRRVSVVRETSMPGAPKDDYAVLTFQTSFENRPQITETITPHLEEGIWKVSGYYLN; translated from the coding sequence ATGCCGAAAATACTGATCTTTATCACTACCTTGCTTCTCATGCTGTCTAACCAAGCGCAAGCACACTCGAATGCGCCAGAGGAGGCGGCGTTGGCATGGCTAGAAGCCATTGATAGCGGTCAGTATGAGCAGGCATGGGAATCTTCCTCTTCAATACTCAAAAAGCCGCTTTCGCCGCATATGTTAGAGCGGACGATTGGTGCAGCGCGTCGCGACCTTGGTGCGGTTCAGTCGCGCCGACGAGTGAGCGTCGTCCGTGAAACCTCTATGCCAGGGGCTCCAAAAGATGACTACGCGGTTTTAACGTTCCAAACAAGTTTTGAAAACAGGCCACAAATTACGGAAACCATCACTCCTCACTTGGAAGAGGGGATATGGAAAGTGAGTGGTTATTATTTGAACTAA
- a CDS encoding LysE family translocator, with product MTMSVLLASTALPMAAFALAASISPGPVNIVCLSSGTHYPIAKGLVFVTGATLGFVALFLAIGAGLYSLLSVVPLLETFLRWAGILFLLYLSYQLLQHDGRLQERGGVKAPGFMTGATMQWLNPKAWLASAAGIGAYTTANETYQLWLFASLYLPICWLSLASWVYAGAFLKRYVHRPIVLLTINRTLAICLAASAIFLLVE from the coding sequence ATGACAATGAGCGTTTTATTAGCATCGACAGCTTTACCCATGGCCGCATTTGCACTTGCCGCGTCTATTTCGCCGGGGCCGGTCAACATCGTTTGTTTGAGTAGCGGTACGCACTACCCTATCGCTAAAGGGCTTGTTTTTGTAACCGGCGCCACGCTGGGGTTTGTCGCGCTATTTTTAGCCATCGGCGCTGGTCTTTACTCTCTACTGAGCGTGGTGCCACTGCTGGAAACGTTTTTACGCTGGGCAGGCATTCTGTTTTTACTCTACCTCAGCTATCAACTTTTACAGCACGATGGGCGCTTGCAGGAGCGAGGCGGCGTCAAAGCGCCAGGGTTTATGACAGGCGCCACGATGCAGTGGCTCAACCCCAAGGCATGGCTGGCGTCTGCCGCGGGCATTGGCGCCTACACCACTGCTAATGAGACCTATCAGCTATGGCTGTTCGCCAGCCTCTATCTGCCTATTTGCTGGCTATCGCTCGCTAGCTGGGTCTATGCAGGCGCTTTTCTGAAACGCTATGTTCATCGTCCGATTGTCTTACTGACGATTAACCGCACACTCGCTATATGCTTGGCGGCTAGCGCTATTTTCTTACTGGTTGAGTAA
- a CDS encoding glutaminase, giving the protein MQDLINDIAAAMANAKERGKVADYIPELGHVDPQQFAISLATVDGKVYSAGCATTPFSIQSISKVFTLTIALGQAGDSLWSKVGREPSGDPFNSIVQLEHESGKPRNPFINAGAIAVVDAIMMGHEPKETLGEILSFVRYIADDESIYFDHAVAASEMAHRDRNASLAHFMKAFGRLRHDVDKVLGTYFHQCAIAMSCEQLAHAGLFLASDGINKPSGIRVVAPQRARRINSLMMMCGHYDASGEFAFRVGLPGKSGVGGGILAIAPGHGSIAVWSPGLDAYGNSLLGTQALEMFVQRTGWSVFGH; this is encoded by the coding sequence ATGCAAGACTTGATCAATGACATTGCAGCCGCCATGGCAAACGCCAAAGAACGCGGCAAGGTCGCCGACTATATTCCCGAGCTGGGCCATGTTGACCCACAGCAGTTTGCCATTTCGCTCGCCACCGTGGATGGCAAAGTGTACTCGGCGGGTTGTGCTACCACGCCCTTCTCGATTCAGAGTATCTCGAAAGTATTTACCCTGACCATTGCGCTGGGGCAAGCAGGTGATTCGCTATGGTCAAAAGTGGGTCGCGAGCCCTCGGGGGATCCCTTCAACTCTATTGTTCAACTTGAGCACGAAAGCGGCAAACCGCGTAACCCGTTTATCAATGCCGGGGCCATTGCGGTGGTCGATGCAATTATGATGGGCCATGAACCCAAAGAGACGCTGGGCGAGATCCTTAGCTTTGTGCGCTATATCGCCGATGACGAGAGCATTTACTTCGACCACGCGGTGGCCGCTTCCGAAATGGCTCATCGCGACCGCAATGCCTCACTGGCGCACTTTATGAAAGCCTTTGGCCGTCTACGCCATGATGTCGATAAGGTGCTAGGCACCTATTTTCACCAGTGCGCTATCGCCATGAGCTGTGAGCAGTTGGCCCATGCCGGGCTATTTTTGGCCTCGGATGGCATCAACAAACCCAGTGGCATTCGCGTGGTAGCCCCCCAGCGGGCGCGGCGAATCAACTCGCTAATGATGATGTGCGGACACTACGACGCCTCGGGAGAGTTCGCCTTTCGCGTCGGCTTGCCCGGCAAAAGCGGCGTGGGCGGCGGCATTCTGGCCATTGCACCCGGCCATGGCTCCATCGCCGTTTGGTCGCCGGGGCTGGATGCCTACGGCAACAGCTTGCTGGGCACCCAGGCGCTCGAAATGTTTGTGCAGCGTACCGGCTGGTCGGTTTTTGGGCACTAG
- a CDS encoding antibiotic biosynthesis monooxygenase family protein, whose product MLYIADTPEPPYYAVIFTSLRTEVDSGYDAMAARMVELAAQQPGFLGVESARNEVGVTVSYWADLASIKAWKAHAEHQEAQRLGHQQWYQHFKTRIAKVERDYGI is encoded by the coding sequence ATGCTATACATTGCTGACACCCCTGAACCGCCTTACTACGCCGTTATTTTTACTTCACTACGCACCGAGGTCGATAGCGGCTATGACGCAATGGCAGCAAGAATGGTTGAGCTTGCAGCGCAGCAGCCGGGATTTTTAGGGGTGGAGTCAGCCCGCAATGAAGTAGGTGTAACGGTCTCTTACTGGGCCGATTTGGCGTCTATTAAAGCGTGGAAAGCCCATGCTGAGCATCAAGAGGCTCAGCGGTTAGGCCATCAGCAGTGGTACCAGCACTTCAAAACCCGCATCGCTAAAGTTGAGCGAGATTACGGTATTTAG
- a CDS encoding NfeD family protein yields MQTLSLKPHWFWWIVAGLLMATMSFTWQAMAQNASSSVLVLNIEGVIGPATKDYFGRGLDKAHEQGSELVIVELDTPGGLVDTTRDVIREMLNADIPVVMYVFPSGARAASAGTYLLYGSHVAAMAPSTHLGSATPIQMGGGLSVSDDSEEDNSAEKSDGEGGAMERKVMEDAVSFIRSLAERHGRNADWAEEAVRDAVNLTANQALEQNVIDVVARDVDDLLTQINGMTVIMERGDYTLSTDNLTIERFDPDWRTQILSLITNPNIAYFLMVLGFYGLIYELASPGSLFPGTIGIICLLLALFAFQVLPINYAGLALIVVGLALIVGEALMPSFGVLGVGGIVAFVLGSVMLMDAEYLAISVPLIVGVALVSGGLMLWTLMRFATLRHRQVHTGAEQLIGADAIALEDFDTNGHVRLHGERWNAVSDVPVKQGDQLTVKRLEGLTVYVSPH; encoded by the coding sequence ATGCAAACCCTTTCTCTCAAACCGCATTGGTTCTGGTGGATAGTTGCTGGTTTGCTAATGGCTACCATGTCGTTTACGTGGCAGGCTATGGCACAAAACGCTTCATCCAGCGTTCTGGTGCTCAATATCGAAGGCGTGATCGGCCCGGCCACTAAGGACTACTTTGGGCGTGGGCTGGATAAAGCCCACGAGCAGGGCAGCGAGCTGGTGATCGTCGAACTCGATACCCCTGGCGGGTTGGTCGACACCACCCGCGACGTGATTCGCGAGATGCTTAACGCTGACATTCCCGTCGTGATGTACGTTTTCCCCAGTGGTGCGCGAGCGGCAAGCGCGGGCACCTATCTACTTTACGGTAGCCACGTGGCTGCCATGGCTCCCTCGACCCATCTCGGCTCGGCCACGCCGATACAAATGGGCGGTGGGTTGTCCGTAAGCGATGACAGCGAAGAAGATAATTCCGCTGAGAAGTCGGATGGCGAGGGGGGCGCCATGGAACGCAAGGTGATGGAGGATGCAGTGAGTTTTATCCGCAGCCTAGCTGAACGCCATGGTCGCAATGCCGACTGGGCTGAGGAAGCGGTGCGCGATGCGGTCAATCTCACTGCTAACCAGGCGTTGGAGCAAAACGTCATCGATGTGGTAGCACGTGATGTCGACGACCTGCTAACACAGATCAATGGCATGACAGTCATCATGGAACGCGGTGACTACACCCTTTCTACTGATAATCTCACCATTGAACGTTTTGATCCGGATTGGCGCACGCAAATCCTGTCACTGATAACCAACCCCAATATTGCCTATTTTTTAATGGTTCTTGGTTTTTACGGGCTGATATATGAGCTTGCCAGCCCCGGAAGTCTATTTCCTGGCACCATCGGGATCATTTGCTTGCTGTTAGCTCTGTTTGCGTTTCAAGTGCTGCCGATTAACTACGCTGGATTAGCACTAATCGTAGTGGGATTGGCACTGATCGTGGGGGAGGCCCTAATGCCAAGCTTCGGGGTGCTGGGTGTCGGGGGCATAGTTGCCTTTGTGCTCGGCTCGGTCATGCTAATGGATGCCGAGTATCTGGCTATTTCAGTGCCGCTTATCGTGGGTGTTGCACTGGTGTCAGGAGGTCTAATGCTATGGACTCTGATGCGCTTCGCAACGCTTCGTCACCGCCAGGTACATACCGGTGCCGAGCAACTGATTGGTGCAGACGCCATTGCTCTGGAGGATTTTGATACCAACGGCCACGTACGATTGCACGGTGAGCGCTGGAACGCGGTAAGCGATGTTCCGGTTAAACAAGGCGATCAGCTTACAGTGAAACGCCTCGAAGGATTGACTGTATACGTCTCGCCCCACTAG
- a CDS encoding carboxymuconolactone decarboxylase family protein, with protein MSARMSQQSVYRLCPRLAKHLTALGEVAPDSTVSRSIIHLVHLRVSQINHCCFCQHMHSQEARDDGEHQVRLDVLPAWREAPCFNKQERAALAWAEALTLVSQQAVSDNDYQNALAAFGEQGLINLTAIIVQINSWNRVSVGFQFAPDISI; from the coding sequence ATGTCTGCTCGTATGTCTCAACAGTCTGTTTATCGCCTTTGCCCCCGCCTAGCTAAGCACCTGACTGCACTAGGCGAGGTTGCCCCAGACTCAACGGTTAGTCGTTCGATAATCCACTTAGTGCACCTGCGCGTTTCGCAAATTAATCACTGCTGCTTTTGTCAGCACATGCATTCGCAAGAGGCCAGAGACGATGGAGAGCATCAGGTTCGCCTGGATGTATTGCCTGCTTGGCGTGAAGCGCCCTGCTTCAACAAACAAGAGCGCGCCGCACTCGCCTGGGCCGAAGCACTAACACTGGTCAGCCAGCAAGCGGTGAGTGACAACGACTATCAAAACGCCCTAGCTGCGTTTGGTGAGCAGGGGCTAATTAACCTCACCGCCATTATTGTCCAAATCAACAGTTGGAATCGGGTATCGGTGGGCTTTCAGTTTGCACCAGACATCAGTATTTAA
- a CDS encoding AraC family transcriptional regulator codes for MSTISSPIFWRDARMPYVELRKISDARQVCYAPHSHTYWSLGAITAGNSTFCYRDAAHQISAGDIVMMNPHWVHACNPIENQPWAYIMLYVDTEWLSGLRYQLGLLNTPDWQDIATAVITQPALYAGYCDMAACLLDEHRDISDKQTALVEYLSTILQVLAQESPEALPQAPSALEQVAAYLRANCSADISLERLCKQSGYSAGHLIRAFKQHFGLTPHAYLINQRIQMGQKALKQGQPIVEAALNAGFNDQPHFQRTFKRLVAATPNQYRYPLLNQ; via the coding sequence ATGAGCACAATTTCGTCACCTATCTTCTGGCGGGATGCGCGTATGCCCTACGTGGAACTGCGCAAGATTAGCGACGCGCGACAAGTTTGTTATGCGCCACATAGTCATACATATTGGTCGCTGGGGGCCATTACCGCAGGTAACAGCACTTTTTGCTATCGCGATGCGGCGCATCAAATTAGTGCGGGAGACATCGTTATGATGAACCCCCACTGGGTGCATGCCTGCAACCCCATCGAAAACCAGCCTTGGGCGTACATTATGCTCTACGTCGATACCGAGTGGCTGAGTGGATTGCGTTACCAATTGGGATTGCTAAATACGCCGGACTGGCAAGATATCGCTACCGCCGTTATTACCCAGCCAGCGCTTTATGCCGGGTACTGCGATATGGCCGCTTGCTTGCTGGATGAACACCGCGACATTAGCGATAAGCAAACGGCGCTAGTCGAGTACTTGTCTACCATTCTGCAAGTCCTTGCTCAAGAATCCCCCGAGGCATTGCCCCAAGCGCCCAGTGCGCTAGAACAGGTCGCGGCCTATTTGCGTGCCAACTGTAGCGCTGATATATCGCTAGAACGGCTATGTAAGCAGTCCGGCTATAGCGCTGGGCACCTGATTCGCGCCTTTAAACAGCACTTCGGACTAACGCCCCATGCTTACCTGATTAATCAGCGCATTCAGATGGGGCAGAAAGCGTTAAAACAAGGGCAACCTATTGTTGAGGCGGCTTTGAACGCTGGCTTTAATGACCAGCCCCACTTTCAAAGAACGTTTAAGAGGCTGGTAGCCGCGACACCCAACCAGTACCGTTATCCGTTACTCAACCAGTAA
- a CDS encoding GlxA family transcriptional regulator, protein MSEEQQHSQPPSPRATTLRVAVLMMPGQVPLDLVGPLQVLQCADRLSIDVQVRYIGPKAAMQWLGPLTLSGIDPLPRQLPTQDLLLIPGQYRNSLEPLAQQECVAWLKANAHYANTLMTVCSGTILLADAGLLEGRRCTTHHTLIEQLKTKAPQAKVQRDCIFTEDGRYLTSAGISTGIDTMLYWLTRACGHSLALAVAREMVLYLRRSGQEPQVGAWLEGRNHVDERLHRVQDAICAAPSQIWRVETLAAQAAMSERHFRRQFKSLTGMLVGDYIMGLRLQRAKALMTETTWTLARIAEASGFGDERQLRRNWARQEKAPPSVWRRANSQTLCD, encoded by the coding sequence GTGAGTGAAGAGCAGCAGCATAGCCAACCGCCATCCCCAAGAGCCACAACCCTGCGGGTGGCGGTATTGATGATGCCCGGCCAGGTGCCGCTTGATTTGGTTGGCCCACTTCAGGTCTTACAGTGTGCAGACCGGCTATCAATAGACGTTCAGGTGCGCTATATCGGCCCCAAAGCCGCCATGCAGTGGCTAGGGCCGCTTACCCTTAGCGGCATCGATCCCTTGCCTAGACAGCTCCCTACTCAAGATTTACTGCTTATTCCGGGGCAGTATCGCAATAGTCTTGAGCCATTAGCGCAGCAAGAGTGCGTCGCTTGGCTCAAGGCGAATGCCCACTATGCCAATACGCTGATGACCGTTTGCTCTGGCACAATATTACTGGCGGATGCTGGCCTTTTAGAGGGACGACGCTGTACTACCCACCACACGCTAATTGAGCAGCTAAAAACCAAAGCCCCACAAGCAAAGGTACAACGTGATTGTATCTTTACCGAGGATGGACGCTATTTAACCAGCGCCGGTATTTCGACCGGCATTGATACCATGCTGTACTGGCTTACCCGTGCTTGCGGCCACTCGCTGGCTCTGGCGGTAGCGCGAGAAATGGTGCTGTATCTTCGCCGTAGTGGCCAAGAGCCTCAAGTGGGGGCCTGGCTTGAGGGCCGCAATCATGTGGATGAACGGCTGCATCGCGTTCAAGATGCAATATGCGCCGCCCCTTCGCAAATTTGGCGTGTCGAAACATTGGCGGCTCAGGCAGCCATGAGCGAACGTCATTTCCGGCGCCAATTCAAAAGTCTCACCGGCATGCTGGTGGGCGACTACATTATGGGGTTACGCCTGCAGCGAGCCAAAGCGTTAATGACCGAAACCACATGGACGCTAGCACGCATTGCCGAAGCGTCCGGATTCGGCGATGAGCGACAGCTAAGGCGCAATTGGGCTCGCCAGGAAAAAGCGCCGCCTAGCGTATGGCGCAGAGCCAACTCCCAGACGCTGTGTGATTGA
- a CDS encoding class I SAM-dependent DNA methyltransferase — translation MSVNALYTDLSGYYDLMCVDIDYQAQSNAIRRLHQIFGNGRTTHLDLACGTGPHVRHYIDFGYASSGLDINQPMLDIAATRCPEAQFTLQDMSGFAVNDPQDLITCFLYSIHYNDGIEKLKACISSVHRALQSGGIFCFNAVDKDKIDNALSVKHSAKQANNMFTFRSGWHYSGQGEKQSLRLSIEKANPEETQLWNDEHPMVAVSFAELIALLAPHFEVHVFEHNYEKIIPWDNASGNAIFVCVKQ, via the coding sequence ATGTCCGTCAATGCACTGTATACCGACCTTTCTGGCTACTACGATTTGATGTGCGTGGATATCGATTATCAAGCGCAGAGCAACGCCATTCGCAGGCTGCATCAGATTTTCGGCAACGGCAGAACAACACACCTGGATTTAGCCTGTGGCACCGGCCCTCACGTGCGTCATTACATTGATTTTGGCTATGCCAGTAGCGGGCTGGATATCAATCAACCCATGCTGGACATCGCCGCCACGCGTTGCCCAGAAGCCCAGTTCACCCTGCAAGACATGAGTGGCTTCGCGGTTAACGATCCCCAAGACTTAATCACGTGTTTTTTATACTCGATTCACTACAACGATGGGATTGAGAAGCTAAAAGCGTGCATTTCCAGCGTGCACCGCGCACTTCAGTCTGGCGGTATTTTCTGCTTTAACGCGGTCGATAAAGACAAAATCGATAACGCTTTATCTGTTAAACACAGCGCAAAGCAAGCGAATAACATGTTCACGTTCCGCTCGGGATGGCACTACAGTGGCCAGGGTGAAAAGCAGTCGCTAAGACTAAGCATCGAAAAAGCCAACCCTGAAGAAACACAGCTATGGAACGACGAACATCCCATGGTGGCGGTTAGCTTTGCAGAGTTAATTGCTCTTTTAGCGCCTCACTTTGAGGTTCATGTATTTGAGCACAATTACGAAAAAATCATTCCCTGGGATAATGCTTCTGGAAATGCGATTTTTGTTTGTGTGAAGCAATAA